Proteins found in one Arenicella xantha genomic segment:
- a CDS encoding tetratricopeptide repeat protein, translating into MEEAEYIAELKRRWPRDHTSVEPSPETMDLTLKALRDYPQSEKLWIMRGDLLQLVDFDDGTDLNESEKCYRKAIGINPRSSEAYLELAHFLDSVMNKPRKAKQYFEKARRAKNA; encoded by the coding sequence ATGGAAGAAGCTGAATACATTGCAGAATTGAAAAGGCGTTGGCCTAGAGATCATACTTCGGTTGAACCTAGCCCAGAAACTATGGACCTCACTTTAAAGGCCCTTCGTGATTATCCCCAATCAGAAAAGTTATGGATCATGAGAGGGGATTTACTACAGCTTGTAGACTTCGATGATGGTACGGATTTGAACGAAAGTGAGAAATGCTATCGTAAGGCTATTGGTATTAATCCGAGATCGTCAGAGGCATATTTAGAGTTAGCTCATTTCCTAGATTCAGTCATGAATAAACCAAGAAAAGCGAAGCAGTATTTTGAAAAAGCTAGGCGAGCGAAAAATGCATAA